One region of Planctomycetia bacterium genomic DNA includes:
- a CDS encoding DUF1553 domain-containing protein has protein sequence MLPRLSVWLVVLACVFPPALFANPANKKTLETWLGPFMKRTVDCRFCHLPDAPGTKPSLDDVDKPHNAFGQRLVKIRKELAKAGKPNDLESRLTAIAQEDSDGDGISNLKELLSGTYPGDAESKPDTATLAKLDQALADFAKYDARYRWKPFEPVMRPMVPAVSPGESIRQPLDAFIIHERQQQGLSARPEASREVLLRRLYLDLIGLPPTAEERAAYLSDNSPDSYERLVDHLLASPRYAERWARHWMDIWRYSDWAGYGAEVRESQPHIWRWRDWIVDSLHEDKAYDQMVREMLAGDEIAPEDDKTIRATGFLVRNWFRFNRNVWLDNTVEHTAKAFLGTTMNCARCHDHMYDPIKQTDYYSFRAFFEPLQVRIDRVPGLADTNKDGLARVYDADLDAKTFLFTRGNEALVDKDQPCPPQVPASIKGPSLGIDAVKLPRDAHDVEHRQHVLEEVVNQARKQLEQIKQQRLEKHRVAITAMLSLQRPGVGAWANIPVVLTHDLEAVTVEAEFAASQTGLALAELSLSIRRQAKPEESTLLLAESTRRQSTLLEARKSQLQLQASYWRTPAKKQASVLEAINKAEGSLKQAEAALLRPLTGQPVAAKYPASSTGRRLALAKWITDTRNPLAARVAVNHIWMRHFGQPLAGTMFDFGKNGQVPTQPALLDWLAVEFMESGWSLKKLHKLIVTSSTYRLDSTPNSEAIARDPDNKYYWRRLPQRMQAEAVRDSLLHLAGKLDLKQGGPELDHEAGLSTYRRSLYYRHANEKQMTFLVSFDAPTPTECYRRDCSVVPQQALALANSSLAQEASAAIASRLVAQLGPQASASAFVDAAFQSLIGRHATDEEQKLCQSFLTEQEKRSQATASVTVTQKSRASLVLVLLNHHEFVTVR, from the coding sequence ATGCTCCCCCGCTTGAGCGTTTGGTTGGTGGTGCTGGCCTGCGTTTTCCCACCTGCGCTGTTCGCCAACCCTGCCAATAAGAAAACACTGGAAACCTGGCTCGGGCCGTTCATGAAGCGAACGGTTGATTGCAGGTTCTGCCACCTGCCTGATGCACCAGGCACCAAACCGAGTCTGGATGATGTCGACAAGCCACACAATGCGTTTGGCCAGCGTCTCGTCAAAATCCGCAAGGAACTCGCCAAGGCTGGTAAACCTAATGACCTCGAATCACGGCTCACTGCCATCGCCCAGGAAGACAGTGATGGTGATGGCATCAGCAATCTGAAAGAGTTGCTCTCCGGCACCTACCCCGGCGATGCGGAAAGCAAACCCGATACTGCAACGCTCGCTAAGCTTGATCAGGCTCTGGCTGACTTTGCCAAATACGATGCGCGATACCGCTGGAAACCCTTTGAGCCTGTCATGCGGCCCATGGTGCCTGCAGTCAGTCCGGGTGAATCAATCAGACAACCGCTCGATGCTTTCATCATTCATGAACGACAACAACAGGGATTATCGGCTAGGCCTGAAGCATCGAGAGAAGTGTTGTTGCGGCGACTGTATCTCGATTTGATCGGTTTACCGCCCACGGCAGAAGAACGTGCAGCTTACCTAAGCGACAATAGCCCTGATTCATATGAGAGACTGGTTGATCACCTGCTGGCATCGCCCCGTTACGCTGAGCGCTGGGCAAGGCACTGGATGGACATCTGGCGGTACAGCGACTGGGCTGGTTATGGCGCCGAGGTGCGTGAGAGCCAGCCACATATCTGGCGCTGGCGTGACTGGATCGTTGATTCACTGCACGAAGATAAAGCTTATGACCAGATGGTGCGTGAGATGCTGGCTGGCGATGAGATAGCGCCAGAAGACGATAAGACCATACGCGCCACCGGTTTCCTCGTACGCAATTGGTTCCGGTTTAACCGTAATGTCTGGCTCGATAATACCGTGGAACATACTGCCAAGGCATTTCTAGGCACGACCATGAACTGTGCCCGTTGCCATGATCACATGTATGATCCAATCAAGCAGACCGATTACTATTCCTTCCGTGCTTTCTTTGAACCGTTGCAAGTCCGCATTGACCGTGTGCCCGGTCTGGCTGATACGAACAAGGACGGCTTGGCTCGCGTCTACGATGCCGATCTCGATGCGAAGACGTTTCTGTTCACACGAGGCAATGAGGCACTGGTAGACAAGGATCAGCCCTGTCCGCCTCAGGTGCCTGCCTCGATTAAAGGCCCATCGCTTGGAATCGATGCGGTCAAGTTACCGCGGGATGCTCATGATGTGGAACATCGGCAACATGTTCTGGAAGAAGTTGTCAACCAGGCCAGGAAACAGCTGGAACAGATCAAGCAGCAACGGCTTGAAAAGCATCGTGTTGCCATCACAGCCATGCTCAGCTTGCAACGACCAGGCGTGGGTGCATGGGCCAATATTCCCGTGGTACTCACTCACGACTTGGAGGCGGTAACTGTAGAGGCAGAATTTGCCGCATCACAAACCGGACTGGCCCTGGCTGAACTGTCCCTGTCGATTCGTCGACAAGCCAAGCCCGAAGAAAGCACGCTGCTGCTGGCAGAATCAACGAGACGACAATCCACACTGCTGGAGGCTCGCAAGTCTCAGCTTCAACTTCAGGCTTCCTATTGGCGAACACCTGCCAAGAAACAGGCTTCTGTTCTCGAAGCCATCAACAAAGCGGAAGGCAGTCTCAAACAGGCAGAAGCTGCGCTGCTCAGACCACTGACCGGACAACCTGTTGCTGCTAAATACCCTGCCAGCAGCACCGGCCGACGGCTGGCATTGGCAAAATGGATCACCGATACCAGGAATCCACTGGCTGCCCGCGTTGCGGTCAATCACATCTGGATGCGTCATTTTGGTCAGCCGCTGGCAGGCACCATGTTTGATTTTGGCAAGAACGGGCAAGTGCCTACACAACCTGCCCTGCTCGACTGGCTTGCAGTTGAGTTTATGGAATCGGGTTGGAGTCTAAAGAAACTGCATAAGCTGATTGTCACCAGCAGCACCTATCGGCTCGATTCCACACCAAACAGCGAAGCCATCGCACGAGACCCCGATAACAAGTATTACTGGCGACGGTTGCCCCAACGTATGCAGGCCGAAGCAGTCCGCGACAGCCTACTGCATCTGGCTGGCAAACTTGATCTGAAGCAGGGCGGCCCTGAACTGGATCATGAAGCAGGATTATCGACCTATCGACGAAGCCTCTACTATCGCCATGCCAATGAAAAGCAGATGACCTTCCTGGTTTCGTTCGATGCCCCGACACCTACTGAATGTTATCGCCGGGACTGCAGCGTGGTACCTCAGCAGGCATTGGCTCTGGCAAACAGTTCGCTGGCCCAGGAAGCCAGTGCAGCGATTGCCAGCCGATTGGTTGCACAGCTTGGACCGCAAGCATCTGCATCAGCCTTTGTCGATGCAGCTTTTCAGTCCTTAATTGGACGACATGCAACAGATGAGGAACAAAAGCTGTGTCAATCTTTCCTGACGGAACAGGAAAAGCGATCACAGGCGACTGCATCGGTAACAGTTACACAGAAATCGCGAGCCAGCCTGGTGCTCGTGCTGCTGAATCACCATGAATTTGTGACGGTACGTTAG
- the lysA gene encoding diaminopimelate decarboxylase, with protein MDHFAYRQHALFCEEVPVQHLAETYGTPLWIYSQATFVHHLKALQSAFEEVKPLICYSVKTNGNTHLCRLMHEHGSGFDVTSAGELFRALQAGGTGDKIVFAGAGKSDDEIKMGLEAKVRMFNVESEPELEAINRVATKLNTTTQIALRVNPDVDPLTHPETSTGMFGTKFGVPWDQVERIAQSLLNHPRIKLVGLHFHLGSPILSTKPYEDALERAVPLLLKLREQGHPISTINCGGGFGINYKKNEALPATAFAKVIIPAVKRAKVQLALEPGRFIAGNAGVLVSKVIYPKISAGKRFIIQDAAMNDLIRPRLYGSFHRIWPVNPPAACPAPPADFEAAIENTNPTDVVGPVCETGDYLARERQLPELKTGDLLATFSAGAYGMVMSSNYNGRLRAAEVLVSGASHRLIRRRETLDDLIRCEKEV; from the coding sequence ATGGATCATTTCGCATACCGGCAGCATGCCTTGTTCTGTGAAGAGGTACCCGTTCAGCATTTGGCTGAAACGTATGGGACGCCGCTTTGGATCTACAGTCAGGCAACGTTCGTTCACCATCTGAAGGCACTACAGTCTGCCTTTGAAGAAGTCAAACCACTGATCTGTTACAGCGTAAAAACTAACGGCAACACGCACCTGTGCCGGTTGATGCATGAACATGGTTCCGGTTTCGATGTCACCAGTGCAGGGGAGTTGTTTCGTGCACTGCAGGCTGGCGGCACGGGCGACAAGATCGTCTTTGCCGGGGCAGGCAAAAGTGATGATGAAATCAAAATGGGCCTGGAAGCCAAAGTCCGCATGTTCAATGTGGAGAGCGAACCAGAACTGGAAGCCATCAATCGGGTAGCGACGAAACTCAACACCACTACTCAGATTGCCTTACGGGTAAATCCCGATGTCGATCCGCTCACGCATCCTGAAACCTCAACAGGAATGTTTGGCACCAAATTCGGTGTGCCTTGGGATCAGGTAGAACGCATTGCACAATCGCTGTTGAATCATCCACGCATCAAGCTGGTGGGACTGCATTTCCATCTGGGTTCTCCCATTCTGAGCACCAAGCCCTACGAAGATGCCTTGGAACGAGCCGTACCATTACTGTTGAAACTGAGAGAGCAGGGGCACCCGATCAGCACCATTAACTGTGGCGGTGGGTTTGGCATCAATTACAAGAAAAACGAAGCATTGCCCGCCACCGCATTTGCCAAAGTCATTATCCCGGCAGTGAAACGTGCCAAGGTACAACTCGCACTGGAACCAGGCCGCTTCATTGCAGGCAATGCAGGTGTTCTGGTAAGTAAAGTCATCTACCCCAAAATCTCGGCTGGCAAACGCTTCATCATTCAAGACGCCGCGATGAATGATCTCATTCGGCCACGGCTGTATGGTTCGTTCCATCGCATCTGGCCGGTGAATCCACCAGCTGCCTGTCCAGCGCCACCAGCTGATTTTGAAGCTGCCATTGAAAACACGAATCCCACCGATGTCGTGGGGCCTGTCTGCGAAACGGGCGATTACCTGGCACGGGAACGCCAATTGCCTGAACTGAAAACAGGCGATCTGCTGGCGACTTTCAGTGCCGGGGCTTACGGCATGGTGATGAGTTCCAATTACAACGGCCGTCTGCGGGCTGCTGAAGTGCTGGTCAGTGGTGCCAGCCATCGGCTAATACGTCGGCGGGAAACGCTGGATGATCTCATCCGGTGTGAAAAAGAAGTGTGA
- the argH gene encoding argininosuccinate lyase, whose translation MSTPSPVKTWGGRFTGNTDARVEAFTESISFDQRLAPFDIQASQAHATMLASVGLLSTDEVHSITKALNEIGQDIAAGKMEYTTSLEDIHTHIEQALIKKLGDTGRKLHTARSRNDQIVTDVKLWVRSSIDQLNIVLLTLQHALVNLALKDGQVILPGYTHLQRAQPVLAAHYLLAYVEKFERDRGRLADCRKRLNELPLGAAALAGTSLPIDRQFTARELGFDRVAANSLDVSSDRDFLIEFVFDLSMIALHLAGWAEEWIIWSTQEFSFLQLPDAFCTGSSMMPHKKNPDVLELIRGKSARVLGSLHQLMVLVKGLPLAYNRDLQEDKPAVFAAFDTVLASVEIAAPLIEGTRFNRQAIEAKLEDGFLDATTLMEILVKEGIPLRTAHETVGNLVRLCEQKRCRLKELPPEAYDAVSPGLSQRVYPSLGVEQALQTFCSEGSTSPHAVQAQLDAWRGRLGKLHQI comes from the coding sequence ATGTCTACACCGTCGCCTGTTAAAACCTGGGGTGGCCGCTTCACCGGCAACACCGATGCCCGCGTGGAAGCGTTCACGGAGTCCATCAGCTTCGATCAGCGGCTAGCCCCCTTTGATATCCAGGCGAGTCAGGCCCATGCAACGATGCTAGCTTCTGTAGGGCTGCTTTCCACCGATGAAGTACATAGCATCACCAAGGCATTGAATGAGATTGGTCAGGACATTGCTGCTGGCAAAATGGAATACACCACGAGCCTGGAAGATATTCACACCCACATCGAACAGGCTCTGATCAAAAAGCTGGGCGATACAGGACGCAAGCTCCATACTGCCAGAAGCCGAAATGATCAGATCGTCACCGACGTCAAGCTCTGGGTTCGCAGCAGCATTGATCAACTCAATATCGTCCTTCTCACATTGCAACATGCTCTGGTAAACCTGGCCTTAAAGGATGGACAAGTCATTCTGCCAGGCTACACCCATTTGCAACGGGCTCAGCCTGTACTCGCTGCCCACTATCTATTGGCCTACGTTGAAAAGTTCGAGCGTGACCGGGGCAGATTAGCTGACTGTCGCAAGCGGCTGAACGAGTTGCCTCTGGGAGCTGCAGCATTAGCCGGTACCAGTTTGCCCATTGATCGCCAGTTTACCGCCAGGGAACTGGGCTTTGACCGAGTAGCTGCCAACAGCCTGGATGTTTCCAGCGATCGTGATTTCCTGATCGAATTCGTTTTCGATCTTTCCATGATTGCCTTGCACCTGGCTGGCTGGGCAGAGGAGTGGATCATCTGGTCAACACAGGAGTTCAGCTTTCTGCAACTGCCCGATGCCTTTTGCACCGGCTCCAGCATGATGCCTCACAAGAAGAATCCCGATGTGCTGGAGTTGATCCGTGGGAAATCAGCAAGGGTACTCGGCTCATTGCATCAACTCATGGTGCTGGTAAAAGGTTTGCCTCTGGCCTACAACCGTGATCTGCAGGAAGACAAGCCTGCGGTCTTTGCAGCATTTGATACCGTGCTGGCCTCCGTGGAAATTGCGGCTCCACTTATTGAAGGCACACGGTTCAATCGCCAGGCTATTGAAGCGAAGCTGGAAGATGGATTTCTAGATGCAACGACTTTGATGGAAATACTGGTTAAAGAGGGAATACCACTGCGTACAGCTCATGAGACAGTGGGTAATCTGGTACGACTGTGCGAGCAGAAGCGTTGCAGGTTGAAGGAGTTACCACCGGAAGCATATGATGCAGTCAGCCCCGGCTTAAGCCAGCGGGTATATCCTTCATTAGGAGTAGAACAGGCATTGCAGACATTCTGTAGTGAGGGTTCCACTTCACCCCATGCCGTTCAGGCGCAACTTGACGCTTGGCGCGGACGTTTGGGCAAGTTGCACCAGATATAA
- a CDS encoding YdeI/OmpD-associated family protein: MPRKIPEVDAYIEKSADFAKPILKKIRKLFHQASPKITEEMKWNFPHFMCQGIVGNMAAFKNHASFGFWKASMLHDPKGLFNQIGNTEMGAHRITSVKDLPSDNVIISFIQQAIELNEKGIKSPEKKPKAPKAELIIPEDLLAALRKNAKAAKTFDEFSYSHRKEYVNWILEAKRPETRAKRLATTITQLEEGKSKEWKYEKC; this comes from the coding sequence ATGCCCAGGAAAATTCCCGAAGTGGATGCCTACATTGAAAAGTCAGCCGACTTTGCCAAGCCGATTTTGAAGAAGATCAGGAAGCTGTTCCACCAGGCCAGCCCCAAGATTACCGAAGAAATGAAGTGGAACTTTCCGCATTTCATGTGCCAGGGCATCGTTGGCAATATGGCTGCTTTCAAAAACCATGCCAGTTTCGGTTTCTGGAAGGCGTCGATGCTCCACGATCCCAAGGGGTTGTTCAATCAGATTGGCAACACCGAAATGGGTGCACACCGGATCACCTCGGTGAAAGATTTGCCTTCAGACAATGTGATCATTTCGTTTATTCAGCAGGCGATTGAACTCAACGAAAAGGGTATCAAATCGCCCGAAAAGAAGCCGAAGGCCCCCAAGGCAGAACTTATCATTCCAGAAGATTTGCTGGCAGCATTGCGCAAGAATGCCAAAGCAGCAAAGACATTCGATGAGTTCAGTTACAGCCATCGTAAGGAATACGTCAATTGGATTCTCGAAGCCAAACGGCCTGAGACTCGAGCTAAAAGGCTGGCGACAACCATCACACAGTTAGAGGAAGGTAAATCGAAAGAATGGAAGTATGAGAAGTGTTAG